From a single Bradyrhizobium sediminis genomic region:
- a CDS encoding BA14K family protein, with protein sequence MKKSSGVLLAALAVASMGAVAPATAAPIGSPLMLQNTVETSVETVRYRRGYGPAVGLGIAGALIGGAIIGATQPYGYYGYYGYPGYYGPAYVVAPPYVGGAVAYCAQRYRSYDPYSGTYLGFDGYRHPCP encoded by the coding sequence ATGAAGAAATCGTCTGGAGTTCTTCTTGCCGCGCTGGCGGTGGCATCAATGGGGGCTGTCGCGCCTGCTACGGCGGCGCCGATCGGATCGCCGCTGATGCTGCAAAACACGGTGGAGACATCGGTGGAGACCGTACGATATCGCCGCGGCTATGGCCCGGCCGTTGGCCTTGGCATCGCCGGCGCACTGATCGGCGGGGCGATTATTGGCGCAACGCAGCCCTACGGCTATTACGGCTATTACGGCTACCCCGGCTATTACGGTCCGGCCTACGTCGTCGCACCTCCCTACGTCGGCGGCGCAGTTGCCTATTGTGCGCAACGCTACAGGTCCTACGACCCGTATTCCGGGACCTATCTTGGCTTCGACGGGTATCGCCATCCTTGTCCCTGA
- a CDS encoding threonine dehydratase, with amino-acid sequence MFDLGQLERAQDVVGAAMPPTPAYAWPLLSERLGADVIVKHENHTPIGAFKVRGGLVYLDRLKRERPDAVGVISATRGNHGQSLAYAASRYRMKAMIYVPSGNSVEKNRAMRAFGAELVEYGEDFQAAREEAYRRAEATGLHIVPAFHPNLVLGVATYALELLRKAPDLDVLYVPIGQGSGICGCIMARDLLGLTTEIVGVQSTEAPSYALSFAAGTVVTTETSNTLADGMATRVPDPDALAIIRKGASRIVQVSDDEVAAAIRAYWTDTHNLAEGAGAAALAAALQEKPKIRGKRVGLILSGGNIDFELFNRWVVPETAVAGGKVLV; translated from the coding sequence ATGTTTGATCTCGGGCAACTGGAACGCGCGCAGGACGTGGTCGGCGCGGCGATGCCCCCGACGCCGGCCTATGCGTGGCCGCTATTGTCGGAGCGGCTCGGCGCTGATGTCATCGTCAAGCATGAGAACCATACGCCGATCGGCGCCTTCAAGGTGCGCGGCGGGCTGGTTTACCTCGATCGTCTGAAGCGCGAACGGCCCGACGCCGTCGGAGTCATCTCGGCGACACGGGGCAATCACGGCCAGAGCCTCGCATACGCGGCGAGCCGCTACCGCATGAAGGCGATGATCTACGTGCCATCAGGCAATTCGGTCGAGAAGAATCGCGCGATGCGGGCCTTCGGCGCCGAGCTCGTCGAATATGGCGAGGATTTCCAGGCGGCGCGCGAGGAAGCCTATCGGCGCGCCGAGGCCACGGGACTTCACATCGTCCCGGCGTTCCACCCGAACCTGGTGCTGGGCGTCGCGACCTACGCGCTGGAGCTCTTGAGAAAAGCGCCGGATCTCGACGTCCTCTACGTGCCGATCGGGCAGGGATCGGGCATCTGCGGCTGCATCATGGCGCGCGACCTGCTCGGGCTGACCACCGAGATCGTCGGCGTGCAATCGACCGAAGCGCCGTCATACGCGCTGTCTTTTGCGGCCGGCACGGTCGTGACGACCGAGACCAGCAATACGCTGGCCGACGGCATGGCGACGCGCGTCCCCGATCCCGACGCGCTGGCGATCATCCGCAAGGGCGCCTCGCGCATCGTGCAGGTCAGCGACGACGAGGTGGCCGCCGCGATTCGCGCCTACTGGACCGATACGCACAATCTTGCCGAAGGCGCCGGTGCCGCGGCGCTCGCCGCCGCCCTGCAGGAAAAGCCGAAGATCCGCGGCAAGCGGGTCGGCCTCATCCTGAGCGGCGGCAATATTGATTTCGAACTGTTCAACCGGTGGGTCGTTCCGGAAACCGCCGTCGCCGGCGGCAAGGTGCTGGTGTGA
- a CDS encoding methyl-accepting chemotaxis protein produces the protein MNPSAQAATVWNIRNLLITAVALLSLLGLAVSGYVLRNASLERTTASDAASVNETADLLLESAGQWARERGAANLALNSANPATDAQVAAIAGFRKSADQPFERALGRMAVQAFANREQLIASAKRAFEQVAALRRQADAEMVKPASARQSQVVSQWAPAITGLIVASQNLRVAAAMDEDNVQARLSSLQSLKHFVWIMSEYLGRERATVAALIAAARPMNSQEIATLGSFRGRVEAAWDYVQAYAAKTSAPPPVTAGAGRLGEQVFQRFEGTRKAVYAAGLGGGNYPVSSAEWFSQSTAAIDEVIALSALASQEAARLAETAQRDSLQMLVLNGFLMTFSLLLAAATLWMVISRIIRSLGQMTEAMSELAGGETSVVVPCSDRRDEMGSMARALLVFKENALRMRDMQAEREALEKAAREEKVAAMARLADAFEGTVGEIVETVTAASTQLEASAGTLTATAARAQELTTMVAAASEEASTNVQSVASASEEMASSVSEISRQVQESSRIAGEAVEQARKTHDRVSDLSSAANRIGDVVELINSVAGQTNLLALNATIEAARAGEAGRGFAVVASEVKALAEQTAKATEEIRKQIGDIQNATRDSVHAIEEIGVTIGRISEISSTIASAVEEQGAATQEVARNVQQAAQGTQQVASNITDVQRGASETGSASSQVLTSAQSLSSESGRLKREVGKFLDTVRAA, from the coding sequence ATGAATCCGTCCGCCCAGGCTGCGACTGTTTGGAATATCCGCAATCTCCTCATCACGGCGGTAGCGCTGCTGTCGCTGCTCGGGCTGGCGGTTTCAGGTTACGTGCTGCGCAATGCAAGCCTGGAGCGCACCACCGCTTCCGATGCGGCATCGGTCAACGAAACCGCCGATCTGCTGCTGGAAAGCGCCGGCCAATGGGCGCGCGAGCGCGGCGCGGCCAACCTCGCATTGAATTCGGCCAATCCCGCAACGGACGCGCAGGTAGCGGCGATAGCGGGTTTCCGGAAATCGGCGGATCAGCCATTCGAGCGCGCGCTCGGCCGCATGGCGGTGCAGGCGTTTGCCAATCGCGAACAGCTCATCGCAAGCGCGAAGCGTGCCTTCGAACAAGTTGCGGCGCTTCGGCGCCAGGCCGACGCCGAAATGGTCAAGCCCGCAAGCGCGCGTCAGTCTCAAGTCGTGTCGCAATGGGCGCCGGCCATCACCGGGCTGATCGTGGCGAGCCAGAATCTTCGCGTCGCCGCGGCGATGGATGAAGACAACGTCCAGGCGCGGCTGTCGAGCCTGCAGAGTCTCAAGCACTTCGTCTGGATCATGAGCGAGTATCTCGGTCGCGAGCGCGCCACGGTGGCGGCGCTGATCGCGGCCGCGCGGCCGATGAATTCCCAGGAGATCGCCACTCTCGGCAGCTTCCGGGGCCGGGTCGAGGCTGCGTGGGACTATGTGCAGGCCTATGCCGCAAAAACTTCCGCGCCGCCGCCGGTAACCGCGGGCGCCGGCCGGCTGGGCGAACAGGTATTCCAGCGCTTCGAGGGGACGCGCAAGGCGGTCTACGCCGCGGGGCTCGGCGGCGGAAACTATCCGGTCAGTTCCGCCGAATGGTTCAGTCAGTCGACGGCGGCCATCGACGAAGTGATCGCGTTGAGCGCATTGGCAAGCCAGGAAGCCGCGCGTCTGGCCGAAACCGCACAGCGCGACAGTCTGCAGATGCTGGTGCTGAACGGTTTCCTGATGACCTTCTCGTTGCTGCTTGCCGCGGCGACGCTCTGGATGGTGATCAGCCGCATCATCCGTTCGCTCGGCCAGATGACGGAGGCGATGAGCGAGCTGGCGGGCGGCGAGACGTCGGTCGTGGTTCCCTGCTCGGACCGCCGCGACGAAATGGGCTCGATGGCGCGCGCCTTGCTGGTATTCAAGGAGAATGCCCTGAGGATGCGGGACATGCAGGCCGAGCGAGAGGCTCTCGAAAAAGCCGCCCGGGAGGAAAAGGTTGCCGCCATGGCCCGGCTTGCCGACGCCTTCGAAGGCACGGTCGGAGAAATCGTCGAAACCGTCACCGCGGCCTCGACCCAGCTCGAGGCTTCGGCCGGCACCCTGACGGCGACCGCAGCGCGGGCGCAGGAGCTCACGACCATGGTCGCCGCCGCCTCGGAGGAGGCCTCGACCAATGTCCAGTCGGTGGCCTCCGCGAGCGAGGAGATGGCCTCCTCGGTCAGCGAGATCAGCCGGCAGGTGCAGGAATCCTCGAGAATCGCAGGAGAGGCGGTGGAGCAGGCCCGCAAGACCCATGATCGCGTCAGTGACCTGTCGAGCGCGGCCAACCGGATCGGCGACGTGGTCGAGTTGATCAATAGCGTTGCCGGACAGACCAACCTCCTGGCGCTCAATGCAACGATTGAGGCGGCGCGCGCCGGAGAGGCCGGCCGCGGCTTTGCGGTGGTGGCCTCCGAAGTCAAGGCGCTGGCCGAGCAGACGGCGAAGGCGACCGAGGAAATCCGCAAGCAGATCGGCGACATCCAGAACGCGACGCGGGATTCCGTGCATGCGATCGAGGAGATCGGCGTGACCATCGGCCGGATTTCCGAAATCTCGTCGACCATTGCCTCCGCGGTCGAGGAGCAGGGCGCCGCCACGCAGGAGGTCGCCCGCAACGTCCAGCAGGCGGCGCAGGGCACCCAGCAGGTGGCGTCCAACATCACGGACGTGCAGCGCGGCGCCAGCGAAACCGGCTCGGCGTCGTCCCAGGTGCTGACGTCGGCGCAGTCGCTTTCGTCCGAAAGCGGCCGCCTCAAGCGCGAGGTCGGCAAGTTCCTGGATACGGTGCGCGCGGCCTGA
- a CDS encoding LysR family transcriptional regulator: MDLKQIRYFVAVAEAGSFSAGARRAFVTQPTLSAAISALEAELGFALLERHARGVRLTAKGEGALVTAHSILRQTEQLKAASRDKPAGKPRRLGILPTLAPAFVTGCLSRLMAIDSDKSWRTEDAPLAKLRQRLANGRYDLILTALGPPARGHRQAELLTDRQALAVSSRAFPRGPVTPEILSGQPLIVRVHCEQLQAASRVLDAWKVRPRVVAQTDSDARALAMVAAGLGFCLMPDSFEHPDVRMLRSDDVELSRRLGFEWVRGAANGWLDQALDRL, from the coding sequence ATGGACCTGAAGCAGATCCGGTATTTCGTGGCGGTGGCGGAAGCGGGCAGCTTCAGCGCCGGCGCCAGGCGCGCCTTCGTCACGCAGCCGACGCTGTCGGCCGCGATATCTGCGCTCGAGGCCGAACTGGGATTTGCATTGCTGGAGCGTCATGCGCGCGGCGTAAGGCTCACTGCAAAGGGCGAGGGGGCGCTTGTTACCGCGCATTCGATCTTGCGGCAGACCGAACAGCTCAAGGCGGCCTCCCGCGACAAGCCCGCGGGCAAGCCGCGGCGGCTCGGAATACTGCCGACGCTGGCTCCGGCATTCGTGACCGGATGCCTGTCGCGGCTGATGGCGATCGACTCCGACAAGTCCTGGCGGACGGAAGATGCACCGCTGGCAAAGCTTCGCCAGCGGTTGGCCAACGGCCGCTACGATCTGATCTTGACCGCGCTGGGTCCACCGGCGCGTGGCCACCGGCAAGCGGAACTGCTGACCGACAGACAGGCACTGGCCGTCTCGTCACGCGCTTTCCCTCGCGGGCCGGTCACGCCGGAAATCCTCTCGGGCCAGCCGCTGATCGTGCGCGTGCATTGTGAGCAGCTGCAGGCCGCTTCGCGCGTGCTCGATGCGTGGAAGGTGCGGCCGCGGGTGGTGGCGCAGACCGACAGCGACGCCAGGGCGCTCGCGATGGTCGCGGCCGGTCTCGGATTTTGCCTGATGCCGGACAGCTTCGAACACCCTGATGTCCGCATGCTTCGTTCCGACGATGTTGAATTGTCGCGGCGGCTGGGGTTTGAATGGGTGCGAGGCGCTGCGAATGGCTGGCTGGATCAGGCGCTCGATCGTCTGTGA
- a CDS encoding PRC-barrel domain-containing protein — protein sequence MTTAKVRASTILTAFGEVESELVGKAVVLTDGKAGMVQSVWLDELHGLRISIKGHDGKWPISTIKFEQSCQELSEPAPG from the coding sequence ATGACAACTGCAAAAGTCCGCGCATCGACGATCCTCACCGCGTTCGGGGAGGTGGAATCCGAGCTTGTCGGCAAAGCCGTCGTTCTCACCGACGGAAAAGCCGGAATGGTTCAGAGCGTTTGGCTGGACGAGCTTCATGGCCTGCGAATTTCGATCAAGGGCCACGATGGAAAGTGGCCAATCTCGACCATAAAATTCGAACAGAGCTGCCAGGAGCTGAGCGAGCCGGCCCCGGGTTAG
- the miaA gene encoding tRNA (adenosine(37)-N6)-dimethylallyltransferase MiaA — protein sequence MNSPDDSKAVLIAGPTASGKSALALELAQKTGGVVINADSMQVYRDLRILTARPTPEEEAQVPHRLYGHVDAAVNFSAGAWVADAARVLAEARAENRLPIFAGGTGLYFKALTSGLSAVPPIPAEIRDSVRARLQRDGVEALHAELTRRDPASAERLKPRDRTRIARALEVVEATSRSLTDWHRDGLPPLLPPGQFRALFLAPDRDQLYARIDTRFDAMLKSGALEEVAALAARQLDPLLPAMKAHGVPALIRHLAGEISLEEAAVTGRADTRHYAKRQFTWFRHQLPEFEWVRPEQAGEWLSAVVPGRA from the coding sequence GTGAATTCACCTGACGACAGCAAGGCCGTGCTTATCGCAGGGCCGACCGCCAGCGGCAAGTCGGCGCTCGCGCTCGAGCTTGCGCAAAAAACCGGCGGCGTCGTCATCAATGCCGATTCCATGCAGGTGTATCGCGATCTGCGTATCCTCACCGCGCGTCCGACGCCGGAAGAGGAAGCGCAGGTTCCGCACCGGCTCTATGGCCATGTCGACGCCGCGGTGAATTTTTCCGCCGGCGCCTGGGTAGCCGATGCCGCCAGGGTGCTGGCGGAGGCGCGCGCGGAAAATCGCCTTCCGATCTTCGCCGGCGGCACCGGCCTGTATTTCAAGGCGCTGACGTCAGGGCTGTCGGCGGTGCCGCCGATCCCCGCCGAAATCCGCGACAGCGTGCGTGCGCGGCTGCAGCGCGATGGCGTCGAGGCGCTGCATGCCGAACTGACGCGACGCGATCCGGCGTCGGCCGAGCGCCTGAAGCCGCGCGACCGCACCCGCATCGCCCGCGCGCTCGAGGTGGTCGAGGCGACCTCGCGTTCGCTGACCGACTGGCATCGCGACGGTCTGCCGCCGCTGTTGCCGCCGGGTCAATTCCGCGCGCTGTTTCTCGCGCCCGATCGCGATCAGCTCTATGCGCGGATCGATACACGCTTCGATGCGATGCTGAAATCGGGCGCGCTGGAGGAGGTCGCGGCATTGGCGGCGCGGCAGCTCGATCCGCTGCTGCCGGCGATGAAGGCGCATGGCGTGCCGGCCCTGATCCGGCACCTGGCCGGCGAGATCAGCCTGGAAGAGGCGGCCGTGACCGGCCGCGCCGATACCCGGCACTATGCCAAGCGGCAATTCACCTGGTTCAGGCACCAATTGCCGGAATTCGAGTGGGTGCGGCCGGAGCAGGCGGGGGAGTGGCTCTCGGCAGTCGTTCCGGGGCGCGCATAG
- the ilvC gene encoding ketol-acid reductoisomerase produces MRVYYDRDADLNLIKGKKVVIVGYGSQGHAHALNLKDSGVKDVAIALRKGSASAKKAETAGFKVMEVAEAAKWADLVMMLTPDELQGDIYREHLHDNMKKGAALVFAHGLNVHFNLLDPRADLDVLMIAPKGPGHTVRSEYQRGGGVPCLIAISKDVSGNAHDLGLSYASAIGGGRAGIIETTFKEECETDLFGEQVVLCGGLVELIKGGYETLVEAGYAPEMAYFECLHEVKLIVDLIYEGGIANMNYSISNTAEYGEYVTGPRIVTEETKKEMRKVLADIQGGKFARDWMLENKVNQTSFKATRAKLAQHPIEEVGAKLRDMMPWIKKGALVDKTKN; encoded by the coding sequence ATGCGTGTTTATTACGATCGCGACGCCGACCTGAACCTGATCAAGGGCAAGAAGGTCGTCATCGTCGGCTACGGCAGCCAGGGCCACGCCCATGCGCTGAACCTGAAGGATTCCGGCGTCAAGGACGTCGCCATCGCGCTGCGCAAGGGCTCGGCCTCCGCCAAGAAGGCCGAGACCGCCGGCTTCAAGGTGATGGAAGTCGCCGAGGCCGCCAAATGGGCCGACCTCGTCATGATGCTGACCCCCGACGAATTGCAGGGCGACATCTATCGTGAGCATCTGCACGACAACATGAAGAAGGGCGCCGCCCTGGTGTTTGCGCACGGTCTCAACGTGCACTTCAACCTGCTCGACCCGCGCGCCGACCTCGACGTGCTGATGATCGCGCCGAAGGGCCCCGGCCACACCGTGCGCTCGGAATACCAGCGCGGCGGCGGCGTGCCCTGCCTGATCGCGATCTCGAAGGATGTTTCGGGCAACGCCCACGACCTCGGCCTCAGCTACGCTTCCGCGATCGGCGGCGGCCGCGCCGGCATCATCGAGACCACGTTCAAGGAAGAATGCGAGACCGACCTGTTCGGCGAGCAGGTGGTGCTGTGCGGCGGCCTGGTCGAACTGATCAAGGGCGGCTACGAGACGCTGGTCGAAGCCGGCTACGCGCCGGAGATGGCCTATTTCGAGTGCCTGCACGAGGTGAAGCTGATCGTCGATCTGATCTATGAAGGCGGCATCGCCAACATGAACTACTCGATCTCCAACACCGCCGAATACGGCGAATACGTCACCGGCCCGCGCATCGTCACCGAAGAGACCAAGAAGGAGATGCGCAAGGTGCTCGCCGACATCCAGGGCGGCAAGTTCGCCCGCGACTGGATGCTGGAGAACAAGGTCAACCAGACCTCGTTCAAGGCGACCCGCGCCAAGCTCGCGCAGCACCCGATCGAGGAAGTCGGCGCCAAGCTCCGCGACATGATGCCGTGGATCAAGAAGGGCGCGCTGGTCGACAAGACCAAGAACTGA
- a CDS encoding acetolactate synthase 3 large subunit — translation MSDTSHDPNQMTGAAMIVRALIDHGVKHIFGYPGGAVLPIYDELFQQSDVEHILVRHEQGAGHAAEGYARSTGKPGVVLVTSGPGATNMVTPLADALMDSIPLVCITGQVPTHLIGNDAFQECDTVGITRPCTKHNWLVRDVNDLAKVLHEAFYVASSGRPGPVVVDVPKDVQFAVGTYHPPRKSDVHVSYTPRIKGDAAQIRKAVALMASARRPVIYSGGGVVNSGPEASKLLRDLVEATGFPITSTLMGLGAYPASGKNWLGMLGMHGTYEANMTMHDCDVMLCVGARFDDRITGRTDAFSPGSKKIHIDIDPSSINKNIRVDVPIIGDAANVLGDLLQVFKAEAKKPDIRPWWQEIAKWRARNSLSYKKNNDVILPQYAIERLFAMTRGRDTYITTEVGQHQMWAAQFFGFEEPHRWMTSGGLGTMGYGLPAAVGVQVAHPDSLVIDIAGDASVQMTMQEMSTAIQYELPIKIFILNNQYMGMVRQWQQLLHGNRLSHTYSEALPDFVKLADAFGCVGLQAIKPGDLDGAIKEMIDIKRPVLFDCRVAALENCFPMIPSGKAHNEMLLPAEANDEATAAAFAGGKALV, via the coding sequence ATGAGCGATACCAGCCACGATCCGAACCAGATGACGGGAGCCGCCATGATCGTGCGCGCGCTGATCGATCATGGCGTCAAGCATATCTTCGGCTACCCCGGCGGCGCGGTGCTTCCGATCTATGACGAGCTGTTCCAGCAGAGCGATGTCGAGCACATCCTGGTGCGGCACGAGCAGGGCGCCGGCCACGCCGCCGAAGGCTATGCGCGCTCCACCGGCAAACCGGGCGTAGTGCTGGTGACCTCAGGTCCGGGCGCCACCAACATGGTGACGCCGCTGGCCGATGCGCTGATGGATTCGATCCCGCTGGTCTGCATCACCGGGCAGGTGCCGACGCACCTGATCGGCAACGACGCGTTTCAGGAATGCGACACCGTCGGCATCACCCGGCCCTGCACCAAGCACAACTGGCTGGTGCGCGACGTCAACGATCTCGCCAAGGTGCTGCACGAGGCGTTCTACGTCGCCTCCAGCGGCCGGCCCGGTCCGGTGGTGGTCGACGTGCCAAAGGACGTGCAGTTCGCGGTCGGCACCTATCACCCGCCGCGCAAGTCCGACGTTCACGTCTCCTATACGCCGCGGATCAAGGGCGACGCCGCGCAGATCCGCAAGGCGGTGGCGCTGATGGCCTCCGCCAGGCGTCCGGTGATCTACTCCGGCGGCGGCGTCGTCAATTCCGGCCCCGAAGCCTCGAAGCTGCTGCGCGACCTGGTCGAAGCCACCGGCTTTCCGATCACCTCTACCCTGATGGGGCTCGGCGCCTATCCGGCCTCGGGCAAGAACTGGCTCGGCATGCTCGGCATGCACGGCACCTACGAAGCCAACATGACGATGCATGATTGCGACGTCATGCTGTGCGTCGGCGCGCGCTTCGACGACCGCATCACCGGCCGCACCGATGCGTTCTCGCCGGGCTCCAAGAAGATCCACATCGACATCGATCCGTCCTCAATCAACAAGAACATCCGCGTCGACGTCCCGATCATCGGCGACGCCGCCAACGTGCTGGGCGATCTGTTGCAGGTGTTCAAGGCCGAAGCGAAGAAACCCGACATCCGGCCGTGGTGGCAGGAGATCGCGAAGTGGCGCGCGCGCAATTCACTGTCCTACAAGAAGAACAACGACGTCATCCTGCCGCAATACGCCATCGAACGGCTGTTCGCGATGACGCGCGGGCGCGATACCTACATCACCACTGAAGTCGGCCAGCACCAGATGTGGGCGGCGCAGTTCTTCGGCTTCGAGGAGCCGCATCGCTGGATGACCTCGGGCGGTCTCGGCACCATGGGCTACGGGCTGCCGGCGGCGGTCGGTGTTCAGGTCGCCCATCCCGACAGCCTCGTGATCGACATCGCCGGCGACGCCTCGGTGCAGATGACGATGCAGGAGATGTCGACGGCGATCCAGTATGAACTGCCGATCAAGATCTTCATCCTGAACAACCAGTATATGGGCATGGTCCGGCAGTGGCAGCAGCTGCTGCACGGCAACCGGCTGTCGCACACCTATTCGGAAGCGCTGCCGGATTTCGTCAAGCTCGCCGACGCCTTCGGCTGCGTCGGTCTGCAGGCGATCAAGCCCGGCGATCTCGACGGCGCGATCAAGGAGATGATCGATATCAAGCGCCCGGTGCTGTTCGATTGCCGGGTGGCGGCGCTGGAGAACTGCTTCCCGATGATTCCGTCCGGCAAGGCGCACAACGAAATGCTGCTGCCGGCGGAAGCCAACGACGAAGCCACCGCTGCCGCCTTTGCCGGCGGCAAGGCGCTGGTATGA
- a CDS encoding LysE family translocator: MSHSLLIAFVMFAVVMFFTPGPNNIMLLSSGLTYGFRRTLPHVAGITIGFAFMIGAVGLGLGTIFITYPVLQTVLKYAGVAYLVYLAAAIAMSGPVAQDQDNRRGPMTFWGAAMFQWINAKGWVMVIGTITAYAGIAGFPWNIVIQVMLSLLLGTLSCSAWALFGSALRPVLTSPKAVRAFNIVMAALLLASLWPVFMDA; this comes from the coding sequence ATGTCCCATTCGCTGCTGATCGCCTTCGTCATGTTCGCCGTCGTGATGTTCTTCACGCCGGGGCCGAACAACATCATGCTGCTGTCGTCGGGGCTGACCTACGGCTTCCGCCGCACGCTGCCGCACGTCGCGGGCATCACGATCGGCTTTGCCTTCATGATCGGGGCGGTGGGCCTCGGGCTCGGGACCATCTTCATCACCTATCCGGTGCTGCAGACCGTCCTCAAATATGCCGGCGTCGCCTATCTGGTCTATCTCGCCGCAGCCATCGCGATGTCCGGGCCGGTCGCGCAGGATCAGGACAACCGGCGCGGGCCGATGACGTTCTGGGGCGCGGCCATGTTCCAGTGGATCAACGCCAAGGGCTGGGTCATGGTGATCGGCACCATCACCGCCTATGCCGGCATCGCCGGCTTTCCCTGGAATATCGTCATCCAGGTCATGCTCAGCCTGTTGCTGGGAACGTTGTCCTGCTCGGCCTGGGCGCTGTTCGGCAGCGCGCTGCGGCCGGTCCTGACCTCGCCGAAGGCGGTGCGGGCCTTCAATATCGTGATGGCCGCCCTGCTGCTGGCCTCGCTCTGGCCGGTCTTCATGGACGCATGA
- a CDS encoding class I SAM-dependent methyltransferase, translating to MLARDWYYTERRRVGIDSAVASIYDRHDDSDSRARAALTMLGLQRGWRLADIGCGNGVLACEAAAMGAEVDAIDISPAMLALADILARDRKVAIRTQFAGLLSFAYQPNSYDLIVSEFALHHLPDFWKAVALARIFGALKPGSNFYLRDIVFAGMPDGIERDVEGWADFSIKNHDFDRDSVITHMRDEYSTFGWVIERMLTDVGFTLVSADYHAPLHGTYLLRKPKSGEQG from the coding sequence ATGCTGGCGCGCGACTGGTATTACACCGAGCGGCGGCGGGTCGGGATCGATTCCGCCGTCGCTTCGATCTACGACCGGCATGACGACAGCGACAGCCGTGCCCGCGCGGCGCTGACCATGCTGGGGCTGCAACGTGGCTGGCGGCTGGCGGACATCGGCTGCGGCAACGGCGTGCTCGCCTGCGAGGCGGCGGCGATGGGCGCCGAGGTAGACGCCATCGACATTTCGCCGGCGATGCTGGCGCTTGCCGACATCCTGGCGCGCGACCGCAAGGTGGCGATCCGCACCCAGTTCGCGGGGCTTCTGAGCTTCGCCTACCAGCCGAATTCCTACGATCTGATCGTCAGCGAATTCGCGCTGCATCATCTGCCGGATTTCTGGAAGGCGGTGGCGCTGGCGCGCATCTTTGGCGCGCTGAAGCCGGGTTCGAATTTCTATCTGCGCGACATCGTGTTCGCCGGCATGCCCGACGGGATCGAGCGCGACGTCGAGGGCTGGGCGGACTTCAGCATCAAAAATCATGATTTCGACCGCGACAGCGTCATCACCCATATGCGCGACGAATATTCGACCTTTGGCTGGGTGATCGAGCGCATGCTGACCGACGTCGGCTTCACGCTGGTCTCGGCCGACTACCACGCGCCGCTGCACGGCACCTATCTGCTGCGCAAACCGAAATCCGGCGAGCAGGGCTAG
- the ilvN gene encoding acetolactate synthase small subunit yields the protein MNQPASAYFMEDRHDPIETHTLSVLVQNEPGVLARVIGLFSGRGYNIESLTVSETESQKHLSRITIVTTGTPMVIEQIKHQLDRMVPVYRVVDMTLTGRSIERELAMVKLRGTGDHRVEALRLAEAFRARVIDATIESFVFEITGNSAKINQFIDLMRPLGLVEVSRTGVAAIGRGPEGM from the coding sequence ATGAACCAGCCCGCATCCGCCTATTTCATGGAAGACCGCCATGACCCGATCGAGACCCATACGCTGTCGGTGCTGGTGCAGAACGAGCCTGGCGTGCTCGCCCGCGTGATCGGGCTGTTTTCGGGGCGCGGCTACAACATCGAGAGCCTCACCGTCTCCGAGACCGAGAGCCAGAAACATCTCTCGCGCATTACCATTGTCACCACGGGCACCCCGATGGTAATCGAGCAGATCAAGCACCAGCTCGACCGCATGGTCCCGGTCTACCGCGTCGTCGACATGACGCTGACCGGCCGCTCGATCGAGCGCGAACTGGCGATGGTCAAACTGCGCGGCACCGGCGATCACCGGGTCGAGGCGTTGCGTCTCGCCGAGGCGTTTCGCGCCCGCGTCATCGACGCCACCATCGAAAGCTTCGTGTTCGAGATCACCGGCAACTCCGCCAAGATCAACCAGTTCATCGACCTGATGCGGCCGCTCGGCCTCGTCGAGGTGTCGCGCACCGGGGTCGCCGCGATCGGGCGCGGGCCGGAAGGGATGTAA
- a CDS encoding PaaI family thioesterase, with protein sequence MDHHHRIRELAEIVTSAPGFTRAIGTRVESAEPGHVVMSLGKNADLLQANGFFHGGVIAGLADHAGGGAVTSAMAPGRFAVTVNLQVSFLAPAKGEELIARARAIQVGNTIGVAQVDVASKAKGLETPCAVAIVTLRAVAMPK encoded by the coding sequence ATGGATCACCACCATCGCATCCGCGAACTTGCGGAAATCGTCACCAGCGCGCCCGGGTTCACCAGGGCCATCGGCACCAGGGTCGAGAGCGCGGAACCCGGGCATGTCGTGATGTCGCTCGGCAAGAACGCCGACCTGTTGCAGGCGAACGGCTTCTTCCACGGCGGGGTGATCGCCGGCCTCGCCGACCATGCCGGCGGCGGCGCGGTCACCAGCGCCATGGCGCCCGGCCGGTTCGCGGTGACGGTGAACCTTCAGGTCAGCTTCCTCGCCCCGGCCAAGGGCGAGGAGTTGATCGCGCGGGCGCGGGCCATTCAGGTCGGGAACACGATTGGCGTCGCGCAAGTCGACGTGGCGTCAAAGGCGAAAGGCTTGGAGACACCGTGCGCGGTCGCGATCGTCACGCTGCGCGCCGTGGCGATGCCGAAATAG